From Pseudanabaena sp. PCC 6802, one genomic window encodes:
- a CDS encoding histidine kinase dimerization/phosphoacceptor domain -containing protein, translated as MPFTIILNQNQKQTRKASLQSILAIAFVLQICGAVGLVGWLSFRHGQQAIKELVTNLQRQAANTVSHNLEDYLSAPKVINQINKQAIQSGLLKLSNMDNMGSFFWKQVQLFHVSYINFGTPSGELVGAERKPNGKFGIDLLTRDRPGRLYEYATDSKGNRTKLLNQYPYNHRLESWYANAVQASKPVWSDVYQWDGMPGVLAISASYPLYDARSKLIGVLGVDRVISDMSNSLRQIQIGRSSVVFIVERSGFLVASSSSHPSFALANGEAKRILASQSGDPLVKATAAHLVGQFGDLATIQADREMEFSIAGEKQFVQVLPWRDEMGLDWLIAIVIPESDFMEHIRANTRSTILLCLAAFFSSMFMTSLTARWLATPILQLSQASKEITEGDLKQTVDIIPPLSWLPQISEVEELAESFNRMSVKLQDSFEALEAANVELESRIEQRTAELRTSLAEKEILLREIHHRVKNNLHVISNLLDMQADSIEDERVLSFLSDSQDRIQAMALIHDHLYQLAHSGFINIDDYIQRLVENLLLSYSEVNGNVRAILEIEPVKLAIETAIPCGLLINELVTNSLKYAFPNRQPGEIHIELHQEAEQKLHLYVWDNGIGIPDSLDWQNSNSLGLKLIGLFSQQLRADMHHAFANGVFFHFAFEPLKYKPRF; from the coding sequence ATGCCTTTCACAATTATTTTGAACCAAAACCAAAAGCAAACACGCAAAGCCTCACTGCAATCGATTCTAGCGATCGCGTTTGTGCTACAAATTTGTGGAGCTGTCGGTTTGGTTGGATGGCTGTCTTTTAGACACGGGCAACAAGCTATTAAAGAATTAGTAACGAATTTACAGCGTCAAGCAGCTAACACAGTCTCTCACAACCTGGAAGACTACCTATCTGCTCCTAAAGTAATCAATCAGATTAACAAGCAAGCAATACAGTCTGGGCTGCTGAAGCTATCCAACATGGACAACATGGGAAGCTTTTTCTGGAAGCAAGTGCAGTTATTCCATGTGAGTTACATTAACTTTGGCACTCCATCAGGAGAATTAGTAGGCGCAGAACGCAAGCCCAACGGCAAATTTGGGATTGACCTGTTAACTCGCGATCGTCCCGGTAGGCTTTACGAATATGCCACTGACTCAAAAGGAAATCGCACGAAATTATTAAACCAATACCCATACAACCACCGACTGGAAAGTTGGTACGCCAATGCCGTGCAAGCGAGTAAGCCCGTTTGGAGCGATGTCTATCAATGGGACGGAATGCCCGGTGTGCTAGCGATATCTGCTAGCTATCCTCTGTATGATGCTCGATCCAAGCTAATTGGAGTTTTGGGAGTCGATCGAGTTATCTCAGATATGTCTAATTCTTTGAGGCAGATCCAGATCGGGCGATCGAGCGTTGTCTTCATCGTGGAGCGCTCGGGTTTTCTAGTAGCTAGTTCCTCCTCACATCCTTCGTTTGCACTCGCAAATGGAGAGGCAAAGCGGATCTTAGCCAGTCAAAGTGGCGATCCCCTGGTTAAAGCCACAGCAGCGCATTTGGTCGGACAATTTGGCGATCTGGCTACCATTCAAGCCGATCGGGAGATGGAATTTAGCATTGCAGGCGAAAAGCAGTTCGTGCAGGTGTTACCCTGGCGAGATGAGATGGGCTTAGATTGGCTGATCGCGATCGTAATACCCGAATCGGACTTTATGGAGCACATTCGCGCTAATACACGTTCTACAATCCTGTTGTGTCTGGCAGCATTCTTCTCATCCATGTTTATGACCTCCCTCACAGCCCGCTGGTTAGCAACTCCAATTCTACAATTAAGCCAAGCATCCAAGGAGATTACTGAAGGAGATCTAAAACAAACCGTTGATATTATCCCTCCTTTGTCGTGGTTGCCTCAAATCAGTGAAGTGGAGGAATTAGCAGAATCGTTCAATCGCATGTCAGTAAAGTTGCAGGATTCCTTCGAGGCACTGGAAGCAGCCAATGTCGAACTCGAATCGCGCATTGAACAACGCACGGCAGAACTGCGAACTTCGCTAGCAGAGAAAGAAATTCTTCTACGGGAGATTCACCATCGGGTGAAGAATAATCTGCACGTGATTTCCAACTTACTAGATATGCAGGCAGACTCCATTGAGGACGAGCGAGTCTTGTCTTTTTTGTCAGATAGTCAAGATCGCATTCAAGCAATGGCACTAATCCACGACCACCTTTATCAATTGGCACATTCGGGCTTTATCAATATTGATGATTATATTCAGCGCTTGGTTGAGAATTTGCTGCTTTCTTATAGTGAAGTTAATGGCAACGTTCGAGCAATTCTAGAGATCGAACCCGTGAAATTAGCTATAGAAACAGCAATTCCCTGTGGATTATTGATCAACGAACTGGTGACTAACTCTCTCAAGTATGCTTTCCCAAATCGTCAGCCTGGAGAAATTCATATCGAACTCCATCAAGAGGCCGAACAGAAGCTGCATTTATACGTCTGGGACAATGGTATTGGCATCCCCGATAGTTTGGATTGGCAGAATTCTAATTCCCTAGGCTTGAAATTGATCGGACTGTTTTCGCAACAGTTAAGAGCAGATATGCACCATGCCTTCGCAAATGGTGTTTTCTTCCATTTTGCATTTGAACCGCTAAAGTACAAACCTCGCTTTTAA
- a CDS encoding response regulator transcription factor, which produces MPKVLVVDAVASQQESICRALQDAGFIVSRANDGDEVMKNVELHKPNLIVLDIIMEHVNGFDVLRELRENEKTKRIPVVVCSTKNTDFDKVWSLDLGADAYVTKPVDAEQLIGIVQGLI; this is translated from the coding sequence ATGCCTAAAGTTCTAGTTGTCGATGCTGTTGCCAGCCAACAAGAATCGATCTGCCGCGCTCTGCAAGATGCAGGCTTTATTGTTAGTCGTGCCAATGATGGTGATGAAGTCATGAAGAATGTCGAACTGCATAAGCCAAATTTGATCGTACTGGACATCATTATGGAGCACGTGAATGGCTTTGATGTGCTGCGCGAGCTGCGCGAGAATGAGAAAACCAAACGGATTCCGGTTGTGGTCTGCTCTACTAAGAATACTGACTTTGACAAGGTCTGGAGTTTAGATCTAGGTGCAGATGCTTACGTCACTAAACCAGTAGATGCCGAACAATTGATCGGTATCGTGCAAGGGCTAATTTAG
- the argB gene encoding acetylglutamate kinase, whose translation MLTDNDRVQVLSEALPYLQKFVGRTIVVKYGGAAMKEEALRQQVIRDVVFMSSVGIRPILVHGGGPEINTWLGKLNIEPQFNNGLRVTDAATMEVVEMVLVGRVNKQIVEMINLEGGSAVGLCGKDGNIVRARPHDNEAIGFVGEVSSVDTRLLETLIKAGHIPVVSSVASDETGQAYNINADTVAGELAAALGAEKLILLTDIAGILEDYKNPDSLIRGLSIQQARELINKGVVSGGMIPKVQCCVRSLAQGVRAAHIVDGRVPHSLLLEIFTDSGVGSMLLASDYSDYSV comes from the coding sequence ATGTTAACAGATAACGATCGCGTGCAGGTATTGAGCGAAGCTTTACCGTATTTGCAAAAATTTGTGGGGCGTACCATTGTCGTCAAGTACGGTGGTGCGGCGATGAAGGAAGAGGCGCTGCGGCAGCAGGTGATCCGCGATGTTGTATTTATGTCATCGGTAGGTATTCGCCCAATTTTAGTGCATGGTGGCGGGCCAGAAATTAATACCTGGCTGGGCAAGCTAAATATCGAGCCGCAGTTCAATAATGGCCTGAGGGTGACCGATGCTGCCACTATGGAGGTGGTGGAAATGGTACTGGTTGGCCGAGTCAATAAGCAAATTGTGGAGATGATCAACCTCGAAGGTGGCTCAGCAGTTGGACTATGTGGCAAAGACGGTAACATAGTCCGAGCCAGACCCCATGACAATGAGGCGATCGGGTTTGTGGGCGAAGTTAGTAGCGTTGATACAAGACTGCTAGAAACGCTCATTAAGGCAGGACATATTCCTGTTGTTTCTAGTGTTGCCAGCGACGAAACAGGACAGGCATACAATATCAATGCCGATACGGTAGCGGGGGAACTGGCGGCAGCGCTCGGAGCCGAAAAGTTAATCTTGCTGACTGATATTGCTGGTATTTTAGAAGACTACAAAAACCCCGATAGCTTGATTCGCGGTCTCAGCATTCAACAAGCACGGGAACTAATTAACAAAGGCGTTGTCAGTGGTGGCATGATCCCTAAGGTGCAGTGTTGCGTGCGATCGCTAGCCCAGGGCGTGCGCGCAGCTCATATCGTTGATGGACGGGTACCGCACTCCCTGCTGCTGGAAATTTTCACCGATTCTGGGGTTGGCTCTATGCTTCTGGCTTCGGATTACTCAGATTACTCAGTTTAG
- a CDS encoding EAL domain-containing protein: MTTTTPSKILIVEDEILAAENIAKHLRKQGYEVSGIVPSGEEAIARSTELRPNLVLMDISLQGSIDGITAADRIGHQLQIPVVYLTAYTDSKTLDRAKSTNPYGYLVKPFKFENLRVSIEVALQKYRDEVVKEQRFAEQLEDSQAELNQLKRLQEEHRSIAEGLSQALKNQEFSLYYQPRVNLRTDRIVSAEALLRWHRPQHGTVLPATFIAISEANGLIDPIGEWVLRAACDQLQAFQESGLKNLSISVNLSGSQLKLPHLHVQVERILQDTQIDPRFIELELTESTLIEDMDWTVKQLHALKSLGVNVAIDDFGTGSSSMLLLHHFPFDTLKLARCFITNIDCSPKDITIASSIISLAHKLDIKVVAEGVETQAERDCLQQLGCDEIQGFLISPPIPAAQFLNQISS; the protein is encoded by the coding sequence ATGACAACTACAACTCCATCTAAAATTTTGATTGTGGAAGATGAAATCCTGGCAGCGGAAAACATTGCCAAGCATCTTCGCAAGCAAGGTTATGAAGTGTCAGGCATTGTGCCATCGGGCGAAGAGGCGATCGCTAGATCCACCGAGCTACGTCCCAACCTGGTGCTGATGGACATATCGCTGCAAGGTTCTATTGATGGCATCACAGCGGCAGATCGGATTGGCCATCAGTTACAAATTCCTGTAGTTTATTTAACTGCCTATACTGACAGCAAAACATTAGATCGAGCTAAATCAACCAATCCATATGGCTATTTAGTAAAACCCTTCAAATTTGAAAACTTGCGAGTCAGTATTGAGGTTGCTCTCCAAAAATATCGCGATGAAGTCGTAAAAGAACAACGTTTTGCAGAACAACTGGAAGATTCTCAAGCTGAACTAAACCAACTTAAGCGGCTGCAAGAAGAGCACCGCAGCATCGCCGAAGGCTTATCTCAAGCACTGAAAAATCAAGAATTTAGCTTGTATTACCAACCCCGAGTCAATTTGCGCACCGATCGCATTGTCAGTGCAGAAGCGTTGCTGCGCTGGCACCGACCGCAACATGGAACTGTTTTACCCGCAACTTTTATTGCGATTTCGGAGGCAAATGGCTTAATCGATCCGATTGGAGAATGGGTACTCAGGGCGGCCTGCGATCAATTGCAAGCCTTTCAGGAAAGCGGCTTAAAAAATTTAAGTATTAGCGTCAATTTGTCAGGCTCTCAACTTAAGTTGCCCCATCTGCACGTTCAAGTCGAGCGGATTCTTCAGGATACTCAAATTGACCCGAGATTTATTGAGTTAGAACTTACCGAGAGCACTTTAATCGAAGATATGGATTGGACGGTTAAGCAACTCCATGCTCTCAAATCTTTGGGAGTCAACGTGGCGATCGACGATTTTGGGACGGGATCTTCCTCAATGCTTTTGCTGCATCATTTCCCCTTTGACACCCTCAAGCTAGCTCGCTGTTTTATCACAAATATCGATTGCAGTCCGAAAGATATTACCATTGCCAGCTCTATCATCTCCCTAGCCCACAAGCTCGACATCAAAGTTGTGGCTGAAGGGGTGGAAACCCAAGCGGAACGGGACTGCTTGCAGCAGCTTGGATGCGATGAAATTCAAGGATTTCTAATTAGCCCACCCATACCCGCAGCACAATTTTTAAACCAAATAAGCTCGTAA